TACCACCAGGACGGGGACGATCATGTCCGCCAAGCAGAGACTCGACGATGACTCTTTGTCCTCCTGGAAGCCAGAGGTTGGGTCGGCGGTGCGGCTGCTGTTTGACCAGCGCTGCAGCGTGGAGAGGCTGGCATCCTGGTTCATGCAGACCACTGAGACTCAGTCTCTGGGCATTGTGAAGAAGACCAGCTCCCGAAACCCCTATGAGCTCCTTCACTACCCCCGGACCGCCAGCAGGGGGAGCGCCTTTCCCAGCCCGCAGACCATGCGACTACGCAAACACATCAAGAAGTTTGCCAAAGCTGTGCCGAAGAGCCCCGCCCAGCTCCGTCTAGCCCAGGAACGGCTCCGACGTGGAAAAGAGCTGAATGCCAGGCGGCGTCTGTTCACTGCGAGGCCGGCGTCAGGCGGGCTGCGTCTCAGAGCTCCATGGAGGAAGGTCAGGGCCCTCGGGACGTACAGAACCACTCTGCTCAGAGTCAGAGAAAAGTTCCTTACCTGGACCCTCAGAGCCAAGCAGCCCAACAGGCTGAGGTACAACCAGGCGATCTGGAGGAGAAGCCTGGTGGAGGTAGGAAATTCACCTGACCAGGTCTGCCCTTCTGCTCAGCCCAGGGAGGAGCTCACCTCTTCTCCACATCACCACTGTCTACCTGCCTCCTCAGAGACCAGTCAGCCCTGCAGCCCCGACCAGCTGACAGGCCTCACCAAACAGCAGCGTCTCAGCTCTAAAGCCTGGAGTCCAGAGACTCTGAAGGAGTGTTGCGTGTTCCTCAAGAAGATCAACTCCCCCGACACAGAGTCCACCGTTGAGGAGGAGTGGGACGTCTGCACCGTCAATCTAGACGACACATACTGCCCCGACGAgaccagacaggaggagaggagggaagagtaCGACAAAGCTGTGAAAActgagagaaggaagaggagagttcCCTGGAAGGAGTCTAGCAGCTCGCCGCAGGAGGTGATGGTTCAGGAGCACAACCGGGTCCGAGCCGGGAACAGGTGCGGCAAACAGAAAAATTCAGGGAAAGCCACGAGCCAATCACCGACCCCGCCGCCAACGAAAGCAACGAGCCAATCACCGACCCCGCCTCCAACGAAAGCCATGAGCCAATCACCGACCCCGCCGCCAACGAAAGCCACGAGCCAATCACCGACCCCGCCGCCAACGAAAGCCACGAGCCAATCACCGACCCCGCCAACGAAAGCCACGAGCCAATCACCGACCCCGCCTCCAACGAAAGCCACGAGCCAATCACCGACCCCGCCGCCAACGAAAGTCATGAGAAAATCGCGTGGGAGGGGCCTGACCGGGCCGCGGTGGCGTGACTTTATACTGGGTAATGACTTAACTTGTTGTTTCCTGTACATTCTGACAGTCAAGTAGCCGATTTAGTATAGAATTATTCTTAATCTGGCTCCGTATGTTGTTCAGGTACAAATCATTGTTTTTAATCGCAAACATTCTACTCTCCCTCATCTCTGCAGGAACCTGACTGTCCCCCTCCGTCCCGTCTCCACGGTGACCGTGTTGTAACTGTATTGGGGACGCTCCTCCCTCCGTCTCCAACGGTGACTGGGTGTAAACAACTACCGGTGCCTTCAGACTGTCCCTCGGTATTATGTAGCAGAAGGAAAAAGTTTAACCAAGAAGAAGCTTGACGTTGCACTATTTTTAAACTATTCAGTCCCGTGTCCCCCGTCCCACTGCTTTAAAAAAACCAAACTGTGGATATGTTTGTACAGAATGTTTGTTTTTAACTTCGACACACCTTTTTCTTCTTCTGTATTGTCTGATACAACTACCAACCCGTCAAGTTCTGTTGTAATGAGCCTGGAGGCCCGTTGGGAGAGTACCCATTCAGTAATGACCCTGGAGGCCCGTTGGGAGAGTACGCATTCAGACTTCAACTCTTGAGTCTTCGtctccaatggcaccctattccctatatatataggGCACTATTTTAGACCAGGGCCATATAATgttcaggtcaaaagtagtgcactgtatagggaatagggtgccatagggctctggtctatagtagtgtactatatagggaatagggtgccatagggctctggtataaagtagtgcactatgtagggaatagggtgccatagggctctggtctaaagtagtgcactatatagggaagagggtggaTTTATAAACATCAGCTTGGAAGGGAGGGAGTAGCCACCATGTTACTAACACAAGTCCACGTTAGATCCATGACGCAGGGACACTTCGGTGTGGTGGTTAGGGTGGAAGAACTGAATTAGGTTTTTAGTATGCTCTGCCACGGCAGCCATTTTGTATGAAGGTTAAAGGTTAATGTGTGTCTGTTGCATTATAGAAGCAGCGCCATGattcccctccctccccatcccctcccccatcccctcccccccatcccatcccctcccccatcccatcccccccatcccccctacAAAACAACATACCTCATGATCTAACAAATCAACCAGCAGACTGGAGCTGGACCGGGCCGTAGTCGCGGCCCCTAAATGACAATATATCCCCTATAGTTTTAATTAGACTCATTACACGGATGGTCGAGTGTCTGCGGTCTTTTTTTCCTTCCTGATTTTAATTAAAAAACGGTCACTAATTAGTAatgaactcccccccccccccttcacctGGTTGCCACGGTCTTTTAATTGAAAGGGCGAAGAGAAAATACCATCGGACACTAGAGCCCTGTATGGAATCAGTTTGATCCCCCTCCctgccctatttagtgcactaccagAGCGGCTCCGGtcaaaaagtagtacactatatagagaACAAGGTGCTATTTGTGACTTTTAAAACCCTACTACTTCATATTGACTGTGTCCAGAAGCTACGGGTTCATCTCTAACGGACACCGCATCCTCGACGTAGTACACTACTTTGGACCGTTGTGTAGTCGAGAATGTTTTTAACTTTGGCCGGGATTTATCCGGGGAACCACCTTCTAGTGTGCTTGATATTTTAAAGATGATGTGATCTCTGCTAACAGGGTAACATTGCCTTTTTGTCTTTTTAaacaatgttgttgttgttgggttaTTTGGGCTTTTCtgtctgtttttttgtttaagtTTTCACTCAGAGCATTAATGAATAAATGTGAATGAGATCAGACCTGCTTGTTGTGTGTGAACGTTAAATCAGACCTGTTGCATTATGGATCCCATGCAGAGGTTATTAACCCTGTACCCCCCCAGAGGTTATTAACCCTGTACCCCCCCCCAGAGGTTATTAACCCTGTACCCCCCCAGAGGTTATTAaccctgtacccccccccccccagaggttATTAACCCTGTACCCCCCCAGAGGTTATTAACCCTGTACACCCCActaccctcctccctctatcACCCCCCCTGACAGACCATCCTGATGATATAAATCTCTTGTTATTGACATGTTGATGACAGACCATCCTGATGATATAAATCTGTTGTTATTGACATGTTGACAGACCAGCCTGATATAAATCTGTTATTATTGACATGTTGATGACAGACCATCCTGATGATATAAATCTGTTGTTATTGACATGTTGATGACAGACCAGCCTGATATAAATCTGTTGTTATTGACATGTTGATGACAGACCATCCTGATGATATAAATCTGTTATTGACATGTTGCTGACAGACCAGCCTGATGATATAAATCTGTTGTTATTGACATGATGACAGACCATCCTGATGTAAATCTGTTGTTATTGACATGACAGACCAGCCTGATGATATAAATCTGTTATTGACATGTTGCTGACAGACCAGCCTGATGATATAAATCTGTTGTTATTGACATGTTGATGACAGACCATCCTGATGATATAAATCTGTTGTTATTGCTATGTTGATGACAGACCAGCCTGATGATATAAATCTGTTATTATTGACATGTTGATGACAGACCAGCCTGATATAAATCTGTTGTTATTGACATGTTGATGACAGACCATCCTGATATAAATATGTTATTATTGACATGTTGACAGACCAGCCTGATATAAATCTGTTGTTATTGACATGTTGATGACAGACCAGCCTGATGATATAAATCTGTTGTTATTGACAGACCAGCCTGATGATATAAATCTGTTGTTATTGACAGACCAGCCTGATGATATAAATCTGTTGTTATTGACATGATGACAGACCATCCTGATGATATAAATCTGTTGTTATTGACATGTTGATGACAGACCAGCCTGATGATATAAATCTGTTATTATTGACATGTTGATGACAGACCAGCCTGATATAAATCTGTTGTTATTGACATGTTGATGACAGACCATCCTGATGATATAAATCTGTTGTTATTGACAGACCAGCCTGATGATATAAATCTGTTGTTATTGACATGTTGATGACAGACCAGCCTGATGATATAAATCTGTTGTTATTGACATGTTGATGACAGACCAGCCTGATATAAATCTGTTGTTATTGACATGTTGATGACAGACCAGGGAAGCCACTGTCTACACACACAGTACTACCCCTGAAGGCCATTCTGACAAGTTTGTGTGTGGGGAAACTGTAAATACACCTCACCCCCagtctctcctcaccccctctcatccagcctctcctcaccccctctcatcCAGTCTCTCCTCACCCagcctctcctcaccccctctcatcCGGTCTCTCCTCACCCagcctctcctcaccccctctcatccagtctctcctcaccccctctcacccagcctctcctcaccccctctcacccccagcctctcctcaccccctctcacccccagtctctcctcacccagcctctcctcacccagcctctcctcacccagcctctcctcaccccctctcacccagcctctcctcaccccctctcaccCAGTCTCTCCTCACCCagcctctcctcaccccctcacccccattctctcctcaccccctctcacccggcctctcctcaccccctctcacccagcctctcctcaccccctctcaccCAGTCTCTCCTCATCCagtctctcctcaccccctcacccagcctctcctcaccccctcacccAGCCTCTTCCCCCactcctcacccctctcacccagcgtctcctcaccccctcacccagtctctcctcaccctctcacccagcctctcctcacccccctctcacccagcctctcctcacccctctcacccagcctctcctcaccccctctcacccagcctctcctcacccctctcacccagcctctcctcaccccctcacccagcctctcctcaccccctcacccAGCCTCTTCCCCCACTCCTCACCCCTCTTCCCCCCCACCTCACCCCTCTTCCCCCCCACCTCACCCCTCTTCCCCCactcctcacccctctcacccAGCCTCTTCCCCCACTCCTCTTCCCCCACTCCTCACCCCTCTTCCCCCACACCCGATTTAGACAACAACCAGGAGGAACCATCATGTTGCTTGTCTTTCAGGTAGAACTATGGAGCGTAGAACAGACATGACTGTCTTTCAGGTAGAACTATGGAGCGTAGAACAGACATGACTGTCTTTCAGGTAGAACTATGGAGCGTAGAACAGACATGACTGTCTTTCAGGTAGAACTATGGAGCGTAGAACAGACATGACTGTCTTTCAGGTAGAACTATGGAGCGTAGAACATGACTGTCTTTCAGGTAGAGAATCCTGTGTTGGTGGTAATTCAAACGGCATGGTTCAGTATATTCTAGCcgttctacgttctgtctaggcTGTCGGTCCGTCCGCCGCGCCGCGCCCCCCGTTTCTGTTCTTCATGGTGCTATAAACAACACTTTCGGTTTGGCTGTACATTCTGTTGTTTTATACCGGTGGAACGAACACGAGGCCGTCGCTAGAACAATAAACCTTCTGAAATGAGAAACGTCCTTGTTCTCCTGTTTGGGATTTTTTAGTTTTTTACAGAAGTACAAAAACCGAAATTCTG
This sequence is a window from Salmo trutta unplaced genomic scaffold, fSalTru1.1, whole genome shotgun sequence. Protein-coding genes within it:
- the LOC115184300 gene encoding serine/arginine repetitive matrix protein 1, giving the protein MSAKQRLDDDSLSSWKPEVGSAVRLLFDQRCSVERLASWFMQTTETQSLGIVKKTSSRNPYELLHYPRTASRGSAFPSPQTMRLRKHIKKFAKAVPKSPAQLRLAQERLRRGKELNARRRLFTARPASGGLRLRAPWRKVRALGTYRTTLLRVREKFLTWTLRAKQPNRLRYNQAIWRRSLVEVGNSPDQVCPSAQPREELTSSPHHHCLPASSETSQPCSPDQLTGLTKQQRLSSKAWSPETLKECCVFLKKINSPDTESTVEEEWDVCTVNLDDTYCPDETRQEERREEYDKAVKTERRKRRVPWKESSSSPQEVMVQEHNRVRAGNRCGKQKNSGKATSQSPTPPPTKATSQSPTPPPTKAMSQSPTPPPTKATSQSPTPPPTKATSQSPTPPTKATSQSPTPPPTKATSQSPTPPPTKVMRKSRGRGLTGPRWRDFILGT